One Methylophilus sp. TWE2 DNA segment encodes these proteins:
- a CDS encoding bifunctional diguanylate cyclase/phosphodiesterase — MRLLLAIGVWAPIILGGAWSAYYVTHAKWLLMACNLMLVVLGLLGLTLLNAGRDRLTAIWIAHGLLLTITLICILDAPVAGVVRSVHMYFLPLAAGATLVFRNDNLYLRVILPFIMLLGCFVFGASHMGITRPDLVADSDVRSIGVWANYLAALGVLGVALIVMQTDVTIRHSLYADMHEALAKGHFCLHYQPQVDAKGHIFGAEALLRWQHPTRGMIPPGMFISAAEETGLILPIGAWVLKEVCAHLVTWAKDPKMAHLTIAVNVSASQLRQPDFVQEVIEIVTRSGAKPSQLKLELTESMLAKEVDITIQKMRSLRDFGVSWSLDDFGTGYSSLHYLKHLPFEQLKIDQSFVQDLLINDNDKAIVKTLVSLSSSLQMVLIAEGVETIEQLEYLLKKGCTRYQGYLFSKPLPIDAFEIFLSTFPESSAYAQLMTRAQL, encoded by the coding sequence ATGAGGCTTTTGCTTGCCATTGGCGTTTGGGCGCCGATCATTTTGGGCGGGGCTTGGAGTGCTTATTACGTGACGCATGCCAAATGGCTTTTAATGGCATGTAACCTGATGCTAGTGGTACTGGGTTTGTTGGGCCTTACCTTGCTCAACGCTGGTCGCGATCGATTGACTGCCATTTGGATAGCCCATGGACTGCTATTGACCATTACGTTGATCTGTATTCTCGATGCGCCCGTCGCAGGAGTGGTCAGATCTGTACATATGTACTTTTTGCCACTTGCTGCTGGTGCAACCCTGGTGTTTCGCAATGACAATCTTTATTTGCGGGTGATTTTGCCGTTTATCATGTTGCTGGGGTGTTTTGTTTTTGGCGCTTCACACATGGGCATTACGCGGCCAGATCTGGTTGCTGATAGCGATGTTCGTTCAATAGGAGTGTGGGCGAATTACCTGGCTGCCCTTGGCGTACTAGGCGTTGCCCTGATTGTCATGCAGACCGATGTCACGATACGTCACTCGTTGTATGCGGATATGCATGAGGCTCTGGCTAAGGGGCATTTTTGCTTGCATTATCAGCCGCAAGTGGATGCCAAAGGACATATATTTGGCGCAGAAGCACTGCTTCGCTGGCAGCATCCTACGCGTGGCATGATCCCGCCAGGTATGTTCATATCGGCGGCAGAAGAAACGGGACTCATCTTGCCGATAGGGGCGTGGGTACTGAAAGAGGTTTGCGCGCATTTGGTGACATGGGCAAAAGATCCCAAAATGGCCCATCTCACGATTGCCGTGAACGTCAGTGCATCTCAGTTGCGGCAACCGGACTTTGTGCAGGAGGTGATAGAAATCGTGACCCGCAGTGGCGCGAAACCTTCGCAACTAAAGCTCGAGCTGACTGAGAGTATGCTGGCAAAAGAGGTCGATATCACTATTCAAAAGATGCGGTCGTTGCGAGACTTCGGTGTCAGTTGGTCCCTGGATGATTTCGGTACAGGTTACTCTTCGTTGCACTACCTAAAGCACCTGCCGTTTGAGCAATTGAAAATAGATCAGTCTTTTGTCCAGGATTTGTTGATCAATGACAACGATAAAGCCATCGTGAAAACATTGGTTTCGCTAAGTAGTAGTTTGCAAATGGTGCTGATTGCTGAGGGTGTGGAAACGATCGAACAGCTCGAATATTTGCTCAAGAAAGGTTGCACAAGATACCAAGGCTATCTTTTCAGTAAGCCGTTGCCTATAGATGCGTTTGAAATTTTCTTGTCAACTTTTCCAGAGTCTTCTGCCTACGCCCAGCTGATGACAAGAGC
- a CDS encoding TonB-dependent siderophore receptor gives MNIKSACLAVILSCPYIDAFAQELDNQPDTLPEVVITSGKAKETATGPIHKYKASQARTATKTETPINETAQSISVVSSEQIRDQSVQTLADTLKFVAGVDAGQRGRRGLDDFSIRGFVQSDYVLRDGMRMFYDTAWVQSEPFGFERVEVMKGPASVLYGQTGPGGFVNVVSKRPTDKPLATVGLTLGNYDQQQWTADFSDALDKGGTLRYRLVALKSESDDKVDFVDRSRTYIAPSLTWDISDRTSITLLTSYQKSRYVPVRGLPAEGTVLSNPNGNIPLSRFVGVPGLDKYETEISLFGYEFSHMFNDTFTFRQNVRYSTFNVDGAFTDTTNGLTANKLNYQRRLNVRNLSAQMWTMDNQLAAHFNMFGVKHDMLVGADILHYNMERTFTNRSLTALNLFQPNYGATVVGAPIVVANSTGSDMARQYGVYLQDLIKFGDGWNVQLGLRHDETDLLQTRINNSLTKSDPSKMTGKAGLLYAFENGWSPYISYSESFLPLTGNTADGSPFKPETGEQHEAGIKYESPDHQFGTTFAVYDLRRQNATTPDPNNANFNIQTGEQRHKGFEFETTGQLTDRLNVVATYTYIDAEITKSTTNTLGKRPILVAKNMANVWARYDLSGWVQGLGVGAGARYIGNQAGNGENTFNVPSYTLFDAGLYYNTASWRFALNARNLANKQYIAGCASMTQCYQGDPRTVMLTANYSFK, from the coding sequence ATGAACATTAAATCCGCTTGTTTAGCGGTGATCTTGTCTTGCCCTTACATAGACGCCTTCGCGCAAGAGTTAGACAATCAACCCGATACACTACCTGAAGTAGTGATTACTTCAGGCAAAGCCAAAGAGACAGCCACTGGGCCTATCCATAAATACAAAGCATCACAGGCACGTACTGCTACAAAAACAGAGACGCCGATTAATGAAACTGCGCAATCAATCTCGGTAGTTTCCAGCGAGCAAATACGCGACCAAAGCGTTCAAACTTTGGCAGATACGCTCAAATTTGTGGCTGGGGTTGATGCCGGGCAAAGAGGACGGCGCGGTCTTGATGATTTTTCTATCCGAGGATTTGTTCAAAGCGATTACGTGTTGCGTGACGGGATGAGGATGTTTTACGACACCGCCTGGGTGCAGTCTGAGCCGTTCGGGTTTGAGCGTGTAGAGGTCATGAAGGGGCCTGCTTCTGTGCTGTATGGTCAAACTGGCCCGGGAGGCTTTGTTAACGTCGTGAGCAAGCGGCCAACGGACAAACCATTGGCAACAGTCGGGCTGACTTTGGGAAATTATGATCAGCAACAATGGACGGCGGATTTTTCTGATGCCTTGGATAAGGGTGGAACGCTACGTTATCGCTTGGTCGCCCTGAAGTCAGAAAGCGATGATAAAGTGGATTTTGTAGACCGTAGCCGCACTTATATTGCGCCATCACTCACCTGGGATATTAGCGATCGCACCAGCATTACTTTGCTGACCAGCTATCAGAAAAGTCGTTATGTCCCAGTGCGAGGTTTGCCGGCAGAGGGCACTGTGCTTTCTAACCCAAATGGCAATATCCCTCTCAGCCGTTTTGTAGGTGTCCCTGGTCTTGATAAATACGAAACCGAAATCTCCTTGTTTGGTTACGAGTTCTCTCATATGTTCAATGACACGTTTACCTTCAGGCAAAATGTCAGATATAGCACTTTCAATGTCGATGGCGCTTTTACCGATACTACCAATGGATTAACTGCCAATAAGCTTAACTATCAACGTCGGTTGAATGTGCGGAATCTATCTGCCCAAATGTGGACGATGGATAACCAACTCGCAGCGCATTTCAACATGTTTGGAGTAAAACATGACATGTTGGTAGGCGCAGATATTCTGCACTACAACATGGAACGCACTTTTACTAACCGCAGCCTGACAGCGCTTAACCTGTTTCAACCAAACTATGGTGCCACTGTGGTCGGGGCACCTATTGTCGTTGCCAATAGTACAGGGAGTGATATGGCCAGGCAGTATGGTGTTTATCTACAAGATTTAATCAAGTTTGGCGATGGCTGGAATGTGCAGCTGGGTCTACGTCATGATGAGACGGATTTGCTGCAAACCCGCATTAACAACAGCCTTACAAAATCTGATCCTTCAAAAATGACAGGTAAGGCAGGCTTGCTGTACGCGTTTGAGAATGGGTGGTCGCCTTATATCAGCTACAGCGAGTCATTTTTGCCCTTAACCGGCAATACGGCAGATGGGTCTCCCTTCAAGCCTGAAACCGGTGAACAGCACGAAGCCGGTATTAAATATGAGTCTCCAGATCATCAGTTCGGTACTACTTTTGCGGTGTATGACTTGAGGAGGCAGAACGCAACCACACCTGATCCTAACAACGCTAACTTCAATATACAAACGGGTGAGCAACGCCACAAAGGGTTTGAGTTTGAAACAACCGGTCAGTTAACAGATCGATTGAATGTGGTGGCTACTTACACCTACATTGATGCGGAGATCACCAAGAGCACAACCAATACCTTGGGTAAGCGCCCCATATTGGTTGCCAAAAATATGGCGAATGTATGGGCTCGCTATGATTTATCTGGATGGGTACAAGGTTTGGGTGTTGGGGCTGGCGCAAGATATATTGGAAACCAAGCAGGTAACGGTGAGAACACATTTAATGTCCCATCGTATACTTTGTTTGATGCGGGGCTTTATTACAATACTGCTTCATGGCGGTTTGCACTCAATGCCAGAAACCTGGCGAATAAACAATACATTGCAGGCTGTGCCAGCATGACTCAGTGTTATCAAGGTGATCCACGCACAGTGATGTTGACCGCTAATTATTCGTTTAAATAA
- a CDS encoding PepSY-associated TM helix domain-containing protein yields MTSTITHRAKSLPPKPTSRSRRSSFLKWLRDIHGWLGLWGAVLGLLFGVTGIIHNHRTVLKIELEKPTASQIQMAVPETAKKSPEAMGIWLRDALSMDREPRLKKENAETVSWNGMDVIQPEHWDIRFVAPQYKVVADYWVGSNMVTVKRTDETWVGTIDNFHRANGANVGWVLLADSIGGSMILLSITGVLLWTELNRRKTIGAIIFIASIAGMIFIGFKTMFAG; encoded by the coding sequence ATGACTTCAACCATTACTCACAGGGCAAAATCTTTACCACCCAAGCCAACGTCCAGATCTCGTCGGAGTTCGTTTCTAAAGTGGTTGCGTGATATCCACGGCTGGCTAGGGTTGTGGGGGGCTGTTTTAGGATTACTGTTTGGCGTCACCGGCATCATCCACAATCATCGCACTGTACTAAAAATTGAACTGGAAAAACCCACAGCCAGCCAAATCCAAATGGCCGTACCAGAAACAGCCAAAAAGTCTCCCGAAGCAATGGGAATCTGGCTACGCGATGCATTGTCGATGGACCGTGAACCTCGCCTCAAAAAAGAAAACGCCGAGACTGTTTCATGGAATGGCATGGATGTTATCCAGCCAGAACACTGGGATATCCGCTTTGTGGCCCCTCAATATAAAGTCGTTGCAGACTACTGGGTTGGGTCAAACATGGTGACCGTTAAACGAACGGATGAAACCTGGGTAGGAACGATAGATAACTTTCACAGAGCAAACGGAGCAAACGTCGGCTGGGTTCTCTTGGCTGATAGTATCGGCGGCAGTATGATTTTGCTGTCAATCACCGGCGTGCTGCTATGGACGGAGCTTAATCGCAGAAAAACGATTGGCGCCATTATTTTTATCGCATCAATCGCAGGAATGATCTTTATAGGCTTTAAAACAATGTTTGCGGGGTAG